The following are encoded in a window of Roseimaritima ulvae genomic DNA:
- a CDS encoding glycosyltransferase: protein MTQIYVVARKNGVGIDRDVHLIQSTLRGLGDIDWKSFRENNSLVPNLRHRWMSSLPQPASLALIAERIPRQIRGLSGVSALIPNQERFPRRHLGRLRNIDHVLCKTRHAEEVFRRHASSVQYIGFTSEDRLLGEITPEFDCFFHLAGKSTLKGTQTLLELWRRHPQWPQLTVVQAADNAPPSVPANVRLITNYLPDDELQRMQNRHGIHLCPSLSEGWGHYIAEAMSCRAVVVTTDGPPMNELVTSERGVVVPWQQSSPRHLGTNWHVDPHALEASIEKLIAAPPSTLAQLGANARGWFENNDAAFNSRFRERVGELLDQAHPMAVNH, encoded by the coding sequence ATGACACAAATCTACGTCGTCGCACGAAAAAACGGTGTTGGGATCGATCGAGATGTCCATCTGATCCAAAGCACGCTCCGCGGTCTTGGGGACATCGATTGGAAATCATTTCGCGAGAACAATTCGCTGGTTCCCAATCTGCGGCATCGTTGGATGAGCTCACTGCCGCAACCGGCCAGTTTGGCACTGATTGCCGAACGCATTCCTCGACAAATCCGCGGACTGTCCGGCGTCTCGGCACTGATCCCCAATCAAGAGCGGTTTCCTCGTCGCCATCTCGGACGGTTGCGGAACATCGATCACGTGCTCTGTAAAACTCGCCACGCCGAGGAAGTGTTTCGCCGCCACGCCAGTTCGGTCCAATACATTGGTTTCACTTCCGAGGATCGATTGTTGGGGGAAATCACTCCCGAATTTGATTGCTTTTTTCACTTGGCCGGCAAGAGTACGCTCAAAGGCACCCAGACGCTGCTGGAACTGTGGCGGCGTCATCCGCAGTGGCCGCAGTTAACTGTGGTGCAGGCCGCCGACAACGCCCCGCCGTCGGTTCCTGCAAACGTTCGCTTGATTACGAATTATTTGCCCGATGACGAACTGCAACGCATGCAGAATCGGCACGGTATCCACCTCTGCCCATCGTTGTCCGAGGGCTGGGGGCATTACATCGCCGAAGCGATGTCGTGCCGAGCCGTCGTGGTTACGACCGACGGGCCTCCGATGAATGAATTGGTTACAAGCGAGCGCGGGGTGGTGGTGCCGTGGCAACAGTCCTCACCGCGGCATTTGGGCACGAATTGGCATGTCGATCCCCACGCGTTGGAAGCTTCGATCGAGAAACTGATCGCGGCACCGCCCAGCACGCTAGCGCAGCTGGGCGCGAACGCACGCGGTTGGTTTGAAAACAACGATGCGGCGTTTAATAGCCGCTTCCGTGAACGGGTGGGCGAGTTGCTGGACCAAGCTCACCCGATGGCCGTGAACCACTAG
- a CDS encoding glycosyltransferase, protein MNSSSTNDEPSPLSVVLVSTQRGWGGGEQQASLLLEGLRDRGHKCCVIARQAGPFAQRIGEAGFPLVTISGRGLTPAALWSMRNTIRRLAPDVLHANDSHAFMNLNVAAMGIRRPLRIATRRTSFPVRNPWQYNFFADRTVCVVESVAEQCREAGISADQLRVVHSGVDAAKIRSGKRLQTRKALGIRHDQKVLLTIGNLIPCKGHTYLLEALRVVLQQHPDIYLLLAGEGEMRAELQRLAETLGIQDHVRFLGFRRDAPDLLAAADLFVMPSLLEGICGVVLEVMTAGLPLVTTTAGGIADVLAVPPGEPELAWAVPPGEMQPLAAAVIEALRLPDEARQRASRAKVHAEQRFTSDRMIDNTIQVYREGKS, encoded by the coding sequence GTGAATTCAAGCAGCACCAATGACGAACCGTCACCACTATCCGTTGTACTCGTTAGTACGCAGCGGGGATGGGGAGGGGGCGAGCAGCAAGCCAGCCTCCTGCTGGAAGGGCTTCGCGATCGTGGGCACAAGTGCTGCGTTATAGCGCGGCAAGCTGGGCCGTTTGCCCAGCGGATCGGAGAAGCAGGGTTTCCCCTGGTCACCATTTCTGGACGTGGGTTGACGCCTGCCGCCTTGTGGTCGATGCGCAATACGATCCGCCGCCTCGCGCCCGATGTCTTGCATGCCAACGATTCGCATGCCTTTATGAACTTGAATGTTGCGGCGATGGGGATTCGTCGCCCCCTGCGTATCGCCACCCGCAGAACCTCGTTTCCGGTGCGAAACCCGTGGCAGTACAACTTTTTCGCGGATCGAACCGTATGCGTGGTCGAGAGTGTCGCAGAGCAGTGCCGCGAAGCCGGCATTTCCGCCGACCAGCTGCGCGTGGTCCACAGTGGGGTGGATGCGGCGAAAATTCGCAGCGGTAAACGGCTGCAAACGCGAAAGGCACTGGGAATCCGCCATGATCAGAAAGTCCTGCTCACGATAGGTAATCTGATTCCTTGCAAGGGGCACACCTACCTGCTTGAGGCGTTGCGAGTTGTTTTGCAACAACATCCTGATATCTATTTGCTGCTGGCCGGCGAGGGCGAGATGCGGGCGGAGTTGCAGCGGTTGGCTGAAACTCTGGGCATCCAAGATCACGTTCGCTTCCTGGGCTTTCGACGCGATGCACCCGATCTGCTCGCCGCCGCGGACCTGTTCGTGATGCCGTCGCTGCTGGAAGGGATTTGCGGTGTCGTTTTGGAAGTGATGACGGCAGGGCTGCCATTGGTCACGACGACCGCCGGAGGAATTGCGGATGTGTTGGCAGTTCCGCCCGGAGAACCTGAACTTGCCTGGGCCGTGCCGCCTGGGGAGATGCAACCGTTGGCAGCTGCTGTAATCGAAGCTCTCCGCCTGCCTGATGAAGCTCGGCAGCGAGCCAGTCGTGCCAAGGTTCATGCTGAACAGCGATTCACATCCGACAGAATGATTGATAACACCATCCAAGTCTATCGCGAGGGGAAGTCTTGA
- a CDS encoding polysaccharide pyruvyl transferase family protein has translation MRTILLNDTRSNGHVGCNLVIENTLAECRRVGMDVIDTVPNSASDDAAIVKRRVDDYDLLLVNGEGSMHDDRPKAIEMARAAAVAKKQGKRVVLFNTVWQHNHELNEFLPAFDQIYCRESYSKQAIQQAGATAAVVPDMTFATVVEPLEGPGNDIAVLDSFDRRTTLRLAWRSAIHGYHYMPMDVRHFHKVSKRWLPTMLLRLRSPDHFCTPADRFLERLAQREAVLTPRFHGLCLLLLLERPFVSVASNTFKTEGMFSDIGIDPALIAPLTDTFRYLNRRRLLERAGEATQYLPQIRQYKAAARQQIREMFHTIVGSQRAVA, from the coding sequence ATGCGTACGATCCTCCTGAACGATACTCGCTCCAACGGACACGTGGGATGCAACCTTGTCATCGAAAACACGCTTGCCGAGTGCCGCCGCGTGGGGATGGACGTGATTGATACCGTCCCTAATTCGGCTAGCGATGACGCGGCGATCGTGAAGCGGAGAGTCGACGACTATGACCTGTTGTTGGTCAACGGCGAGGGCTCCATGCATGATGATCGCCCCAAAGCCATCGAGATGGCACGGGCAGCCGCCGTTGCAAAAAAACAGGGTAAACGGGTCGTGCTGTTCAACACGGTTTGGCAGCACAATCATGAACTGAACGAATTTTTGCCGGCGTTTGATCAAATCTACTGCCGCGAGTCTTATAGCAAACAGGCGATCCAGCAGGCCGGGGCAACAGCTGCTGTGGTCCCCGATATGACGTTCGCGACCGTGGTGGAGCCCCTCGAAGGTCCGGGGAACGATATTGCGGTCCTGGATAGTTTCGATCGTCGCACCACGTTGCGATTGGCATGGCGGTCCGCGATTCACGGTTACCACTACATGCCAATGGATGTCCGGCATTTCCATAAAGTCAGCAAGCGATGGTTGCCAACGATGTTGTTGCGACTACGTTCGCCGGATCACTTTTGTACGCCCGCTGACCGTTTTCTCGAAAGACTTGCGCAGCGGGAAGCCGTTCTTACGCCACGATTCCATGGGCTTTGTTTGCTGTTGCTTCTGGAAAGGCCCTTTGTTTCCGTCGCGTCGAACACTTTTAAGACGGAAGGCATGTTTTCGGATATCGGAATCGACCCCGCGTTGATCGCTCCGCTCACCGATACCTTTCGATACCTGAATCGGCGGCGACTGCTCGAGCGAGCGGGCGAAGCAACCCAATACCTGCCCCAGATTCGGCAATACAAAGCCGCTGCGCGACAACAAATACGCGAAATGTTTCATACTATCGTTGGCAGTCAACGTGCGGTGGCATAG